Proteins encoded within one genomic window of Candidatus Eremiobacterota bacterium:
- a CDS encoding 4Fe-4S dicluster domain-containing protein, producing MSIRVNPDLLKEIKRYGAFDISACFNCGNCTAVCPLADEKGSFPRKLIRLGQVGSEAKLLESPEMWFCYYCGECSLTCPRSAEPGEYMASLRRFAVSKYEPTGLAGLLFKYAAVNLLVSSFLMVLLGCFFITMKASDGSMHQYSHWLFSMVPYEVIHHIGIIISVFFAITLIVGVASMLRGVFGRSLEVLRAFSLKDHGRAAFRVIREILTMERHRKCASDTMPVKAWPVSDRFIHQCIMFGYLGLLLATTLDFFFIVVFPLGMIPFWPARLSGIAGGLLMMYGVTAAIVKRLMKRDKNAEHTRFSDWWPLVVSWAVGFTGFWLTAVVTVIPPGTGDTLPRVHNLMLLLHVAMAMMLVLMWMGTKLSHAIYRPLALFRYFLEAEKSMKG from the coding sequence ATGAGCATAAGGGTCAACCCTGATCTGCTGAAGGAAATAAAGCGTTACGGCGCCTTTGACATCTCGGCATGCTTCAATTGCGGGAACTGCACCGCGGTGTGCCCCCTTGCCGACGAAAAGGGATCGTTCCCCAGGAAGCTTATCCGCCTGGGGCAGGTAGGCTCCGAGGCGAAGCTCCTTGAGAGCCCCGAGATGTGGTTCTGCTATTACTGCGGCGAGTGCTCCCTCACGTGCCCCCGGTCGGCTGAGCCTGGAGAATACATGGCGTCACTCCGACGATTTGCAGTGTCAAAATACGAGCCCACAGGTCTGGCGGGGCTTCTCTTTAAATACGCGGCGGTCAATCTGCTGGTTTCATCGTTTCTCATGGTGCTTCTCGGATGCTTTTTCATCACCATGAAAGCCTCCGACGGATCAATGCATCAATACAGCCACTGGCTTTTCAGCATGGTGCCATACGAGGTGATTCACCATATCGGTATTATCATTTCAGTGTTTTTTGCCATCACGCTCATCGTCGGTGTGGCCTCCATGCTGAGAGGCGTGTTCGGGAGATCGCTTGAGGTATTGAGAGCATTCTCGTTGAAAGACCATGGCAGGGCCGCCTTCAGGGTAATAAGGGAGATTCTCACCATGGAGAGGCACCGGAAATGCGCCTCGGACACGATGCCCGTCAAAGCCTGGCCTGTCTCAGACCGTTTTATCCACCAGTGCATCATGTTCGGCTATCTTGGCCTTCTCCTTGCCACGACCCTCGACTTCTTCTTCATAGTCGTCTTCCCCCTGGGGATGATCCCCTTCTGGCCGGCCCGCTTAAGCGGCATCGCAGGGGGGCTTCTCATGATGTACGGCGTGACGGCCGCCATAGTGAAGCGCCTTATGAAGCGCGACAAAAATGCTGAGCATACGCGCTTCAGCGACTGGTGGCCCCTGGTGGTCTCATGGGCAGTCGGCTTTACAGGGTTCTGGCTCACCGCTGTCGTCACCGTGATCCCGCCCGGCACCGGTGACACTCTTCCCCGGGTCCATAACCTTATGCTGCTCCTTCATGTTGCCATGGCGATGATGCTTGTCCTCATGTGGATGGGCACAAAGCTCTCTCACGCCATTTACCGCCCCCTTGCCCTTTTCAGGTATTTCCTGGAGGCAGAGAAATCAATGAAAGGATGA
- a CDS encoding CoB--CoM heterodisulfide reductase iron-sulfur subunit A family protein, with product MQKEITAGNAVKADVLVLGAGIAGLQASLDLADEGYDVILVEKGPSIGGRMINLSKVFPTLDCASCITTPRMASVAHHPRILTLTFTEMRGLEKKAGGFTVKLEKKPRYVREALCIGCKRCEEECPVYAPDEYEHSLGARKAISIPFTNAIPQYPVLDRKNCILCGSCARICPTAAVDYLQEPEALEVEAGAVLIATGWNLTPLDAKDQYGKGKFPNVISPMQAERLLAPHGPYGGVMRPSDGRTPSSIAYVQCAGSRDRSLGVPYCSRVCCMYAIKQAMLLSGSLPVADITIYYMDIRAFGKGYEQFYQNAKAMGINFVKAKVGRITGTDDDDLLLRIERQEDQSLPEEARHDLVVLSLGLVPSWDKEMSAVIPVEVAPDGFIHSPHPVEGPARTTVEGIFAAGTALGPKDIVDSIVEASAAAMEITTFLKKIRGEKQDGSK from the coding sequence ATGCAAAAAGAAATCACCGCAGGAAATGCCGTCAAGGCAGACGTGCTCGTGCTGGGAGCAGGCATAGCAGGCCTCCAGGCCTCCCTTGACCTTGCCGATGAAGGCTATGACGTGATACTTGTCGAGAAGGGCCCCAGCATAGGCGGCAGAATGATCAACCTGAGCAAGGTCTTCCCGACGCTTGACTGTGCAAGCTGCATCACTACACCCAGAATGGCCTCGGTGGCCCATCACCCCCGCATTCTCACCCTTACCTTCACGGAGATGAGAGGGCTTGAGAAAAAGGCGGGGGGCTTTACTGTCAAGCTTGAAAAGAAGCCCCGGTATGTCAGAGAGGCTCTCTGTATCGGCTGCAAGCGCTGCGAAGAGGAGTGCCCCGTCTATGCACCTGATGAGTATGAGCACTCCCTGGGAGCCCGCAAGGCAATCTCCATCCCTTTCACCAATGCCATCCCGCAGTATCCCGTGCTGGACAGGAAAAACTGTATCCTCTGCGGGTCCTGCGCGAGAATATGTCCTACGGCGGCCGTTGATTACCTCCAGGAGCCTGAGGCGCTGGAAGTGGAGGCAGGGGCCGTCCTCATCGCCACGGGATGGAACCTCACCCCCCTTGATGCGAAAGATCAGTACGGAAAAGGGAAATTCCCCAACGTCATCTCACCGATGCAGGCCGAGCGCCTTCTTGCCCCCCATGGCCCTTATGGCGGCGTGATGAGGCCCTCTGACGGCAGGACGCCTTCCTCGATTGCCTACGTGCAGTGTGCCGGATCGAGGGACAGGAGCCTTGGGGTGCCTTACTGCTCCCGCGTGTGCTGCATGTATGCCATCAAGCAGGCGATGCTCCTCTCTGGATCCCTGCCTGTGGCCGATATTACCATCTATTATATGGACATAAGGGCCTTCGGCAAAGGCTACGAGCAGTTCTACCAGAATGCGAAAGCCATGGGCATCAATTTCGTGAAGGCCAAGGTGGGAAGGATCACCGGCACTGACGATGACGATCTTCTCCTTCGCATAGAGCGCCAGGAGGATCAAAGCCTCCCTGAGGAGGCCCGCCACGATCTCGTGGTACTCTCCCTGGGCCTTGTTCCCTCATGGGATAAGGAGATGAGCGCCGTCATCCCGGTGGAGGTTGCGCCTGACGGCTTTATCCATTCGCCCCACCCCGTGGAAGGGCCGGCAAGGACTACCGTTGAGGGAATATTTGCCGCCGGCACGGCCCTGGGCCCAAAGGACATAGTGGATTCCATCGTGGAGGCAAGCGCCGCCGCCATGGAGATCACCACCTTTCTGAAGAAAATCCGTGGAGAAAAACAAGATGGATCAAAGTGA
- a CDS encoding HNH endonuclease: MCDARLQAPVGKAGDRESCHWTHGHIVRRSQGGTDNPRNLITLCEAHPLHILHNLGTLTIDGKAPHSLTFTFGFPLKENHIYEKGIRLALKHS; encoded by the coding sequence TTGTGCGATGCTCGCCTGCAGGCTCCTGTAGGAAAGGCCGGGGACCGGGAGAGTTGTCATTGGACGCATGGCCACATCGTCAGGCGCTCCCAGGGTGGCACCGATAATCCCAGGAACCTCATCACGCTCTGTGAAGCTCACCCCCTTCACATTCTGCACAACCTGGGGACTCTCACCATTGATGGGAAAGCGCCCCACAGCCTTACCTTCACTTTCGGGTTCCCTCTGAAGGAGAACCATATCTATGAAAAGGGCATCAGGCTCGCGTTGAAACATTCATGA
- a CDS encoding sulfurtransferase TusA family protein translates to MANLEERKADKVVDARSMACPGPLLEAKKSIGAVSVGQVLEIQSGDKGSQEDIPAWCKKMGHEYLGHVERAGYDSLFVIRKK, encoded by the coding sequence ATGGCAAATCTTGAGGAACGCAAAGCTGACAAGGTGGTAGACGCACGGTCAATGGCATGCCCCGGTCCCCTTCTTGAAGCAAAGAAGTCAATAGGCGCCGTATCGGTGGGGCAGGTGCTGGAGATCCAGTCGGGCGACAAGGGAAGCCAGGAAGACATCCCCGCCTGGTGCAAGAAGATGGGCCATGAATACCTTGGCCACGTGGAGAGGGCAGGCTACGACAGCCTCTTTGTCATCAGGAAAAAATAA
- a CDS encoding ATP-dependent Clp protease ATP-binding subunit, producing the protein MERLITRDLTLQAVQGSIAPKYRRDRELRLLQEILCRRKRCNALLVGDHGVGKRVIVESLAISIALGEIPSLRFKRIVEVNPRALFVPEIEKPSALFDELLVTSAAAGNIILFIEDIDTLYYNDEHDTYVRNVLEKYLDSRSLAIIATTTPFHERPLLEDQHLKQYFTSLFINEPREEECVKIIMNMKHVLESYYAISIAEDIITHAVRLSNRYVRNKFQPDRALDLLDSACARMICMASPQGEQGRQDAEGPVLNTQHLESYLEDALGIPLSNKGTGKNALLGSLESLIAREIIGQEEATEALCDILRVNLGFPEIRGARPEGIFLLLGPTGVGKTEMARIIARLLFKNDSSFIRLNMSEYSEPHSVSRLIGAPPGYVGYNEGVILTELIAKTPHSLLLLDEIEKAHHHVQNLFLQIFDEGKLRDSKGDLVSFQETLIFMTGNIGAELLDTAGAMGFIQRTPDEIEVSDDSLDREIRKYFSKEFINRIDRIILFKPLKKETVRKIIRQKYLARIEGLLKDRNIALSVGKDVEEVLALEGFSSRYGVRYLERKFNDLIAVEIGRILYREPDRVSRIAIKAVNGSVVIEAG; encoded by the coding sequence ATGGAACGACTGATAACCCGCGATCTCACACTCCAGGCTGTCCAGGGCTCCATAGCGCCCAAGTACCGCCGGGACAGGGAGCTACGCCTTCTGCAGGAGATACTCTGCCGGAGAAAGCGCTGTAATGCCCTCCTGGTGGGCGACCATGGGGTAGGGAAGAGGGTAATTGTAGAATCCCTCGCCATCTCCATCGCCCTGGGGGAAATACCGTCCCTCAGATTCAAGCGCATCGTGGAGGTGAACCCCAGGGCACTTTTTGTGCCGGAGATAGAGAAGCCCTCAGCGCTTTTTGACGAGCTTCTCGTCACCAGCGCCGCTGCCGGGAATATCATACTCTTCATCGAAGACATCGATACGCTTTACTATAATGATGAGCACGATACCTACGTGCGGAACGTGCTGGAAAAATACCTCGACAGCAGGTCGCTCGCGATAATTGCCACCACCACTCCGTTCCATGAGCGCCCCCTTCTCGAGGATCAACATCTCAAGCAGTACTTTACCTCCCTCTTCATCAATGAGCCCCGCGAGGAAGAATGTGTCAAGATTATCATGAACATGAAGCATGTCCTCGAATCCTACTATGCCATCTCAATAGCAGAGGACATCATTACCCATGCCGTAAGGCTCTCCAACAGGTATGTCCGGAACAAGTTTCAGCCTGACAGGGCTCTTGATCTGCTTGATTCCGCCTGCGCCCGCATGATCTGCATGGCATCGCCTCAGGGGGAACAGGGGCGGCAGGATGCCGAAGGGCCGGTCCTCAACACCCAGCACCTTGAATCCTATCTGGAGGACGCTCTGGGCATTCCCCTTTCAAACAAGGGTACGGGAAAAAATGCCCTTCTGGGCAGCCTGGAGTCCCTTATCGCCCGCGAGATCATAGGCCAGGAAGAAGCGACAGAAGCCCTCTGCGACATACTGCGGGTAAACCTGGGATTTCCTGAGATAAGGGGGGCAAGGCCCGAGGGGATTTTTCTGCTCCTTGGCCCCACAGGCGTGGGGAAAACCGAGATGGCACGCATTATTGCCAGGCTGCTTTTCAAGAATGACTCATCATTTATCCGCCTCAACATGTCAGAATACTCAGAGCCGCACTCTGTCTCAAGGCTTATAGGGGCACCTCCCGGCTACGTCGGTTATAATGAGGGAGTGATACTCACCGAGCTTATTGCCAAGACGCCCCACAGCCTTCTGCTGCTGGACGAGATAGAGAAGGCTCATCATCATGTGCAGAACCTCTTCCTGCAGATTTTTGACGAGGGGAAGCTCAGGGATTCCAAGGGAGACCTGGTGAGCTTTCAGGAGACCCTGATCTTCATGACCGGCAACATAGGCGCAGAACTGCTCGATACTGCCGGCGCCATGGGCTTTATCCAGCGCACTCCCGACGAGATCGAGGTCTCTGATGACTCTCTTGACAGGGAGATAAGGAAATACTTCTCAAAGGAGTTCATCAACAGGATTGACAGGATTATTCTGTTCAAGCCTCTCAAGAAGGAAACGGTGAGAAAGATCATCAGGCAGAAATACCTGGCCAGGATAGAAGGGCTCTTGAAAGACCGGAATATAGCCCTTTCAGTGGGAAAGGACGTGGAGGAGGTGCTGGCGCTCGAGGGTTTCAGCTCCCGGTACGGCGTGCGCTACCTTGAGCGCAAGTTCAATGATCTCATCGCGGTGGAAATCGGGAGGATTCTCTACCGTGAGCCTGACCGGGTGAGCAGGATCGCTATCAAGGCTGTCAATGGCTCAGTGGTGATTGAGGCGGGATAG
- a CDS encoding hydrogenase iron-sulfur subunit — protein MEAPEAPKILIITTLISSYPGANTVGQARLQYSPDTYIIRVPDPVMFPEGFYLRCFEKGIAGIIVMSSGSDCPYEGAYQRLSAKIGRVYEAMKERGISQTRLKLTTICTVCKAAFLKEIRDMEAHIAKESAPRAS, from the coding sequence ATGGAAGCTCCTGAGGCTCCCAAGATACTCATCATCACGACGCTCATAAGCTCTTACCCCGGGGCCAATACGGTCGGGCAGGCGCGCCTTCAGTATTCGCCCGACACTTATATCATAAGGGTGCCTGACCCTGTCATGTTCCCCGAGGGCTTCTACCTGCGGTGCTTTGAGAAAGGCATCGCCGGTATCATTGTGATGAGCAGCGGATCGGACTGCCCTTATGAAGGCGCCTACCAGAGGCTCTCTGCAAAAATAGGCCGGGTCTACGAGGCTATGAAGGAGCGCGGGATATCCCAGACACGGCTGAAGCTCACTACCATATGCACAGTGTGCAAGGCAGCCTTTCTCAAGGAGATAAGGGACATGGAGGCGCATATTGCAAAAGAAAGCGCTCCGCGGGCTTCATGA
- a CDS encoding FAD-dependent oxidoreductase: MDQSEEKAGTPRVGVYLCHCGGNISDVVDIEGARNLLLKNSPAATVKDYPFMCSDPGQGLIIEDIRKNGIDRVVVAACSPALHELTFRNALQRAGLNAYLYEHVNIREQVSWVHKEHKDKATEKAVRLIRAGIEKVMRHDPLTVIQVNAEHHAVVIGAGPAGMKAALSLADRGIGVTLIEKDETPGGHLKELATVFPTAEEASVLLERFKAQVASRENISLLCGTRVTDIDGYVGNFTVKTDKGHVVKAGVIIIATGFRHYSPYGGEMAFQEASATVVTLPAFIKGLSEVSGRDGTPVFAGRVIKSIAFIHCVGSMQREGLHQPGPEGRLNDYCSRYCCAAVLHSINDLLDRFPSVQVYDVYKDIRTYGRGQEQYYEDASKKGVLFFRCSQDMDPSVTLKDGSCEISLKDVLTWNEEVVFQADLVVLATGMMPGELPELVDSLKLPLGSDGFLQEVHPKLRPVELANSGVFIAGTCQGPMTVPEACAAAEAAAVKASILLSSPMISLDPFVAEVDKELCTGCGLCMGECSYKGALALTEDDSGKKHARVNPALCKGCGACAAVCPHRAIAVAGWTLDQFDAMIDAITATINR, encoded by the coding sequence ATGGATCAAAGTGAAGAGAAGGCAGGGACCCCCCGTGTCGGCGTCTATCTCTGCCACTGCGGCGGGAATATCTCCGATGTCGTCGATATCGAGGGTGCCCGGAACCTTCTTCTGAAAAACTCCCCGGCAGCCACTGTGAAGGACTATCCTTTCATGTGCTCCGATCCCGGCCAGGGACTCATTATTGAAGACATCAGGAAGAATGGCATCGACAGAGTCGTGGTGGCAGCCTGCTCACCGGCCCTCCATGAGCTCACTTTCAGGAACGCTCTCCAGCGCGCGGGCCTCAATGCCTATCTTTACGAGCATGTAAACATCAGGGAGCAGGTGAGCTGGGTCCATAAGGAGCACAAGGACAAGGCCACAGAGAAGGCAGTGCGGCTCATCAGGGCGGGCATCGAGAAAGTGATGCGCCATGATCCTCTCACCGTGATACAGGTGAATGCCGAGCACCACGCGGTGGTCATCGGCGCAGGCCCTGCCGGCATGAAGGCAGCCCTTTCCCTGGCCGACCGCGGCATCGGGGTGACCCTTATCGAAAAGGATGAGACACCGGGAGGGCACCTGAAAGAGCTTGCCACGGTGTTTCCCACTGCTGAGGAAGCATCAGTGCTTCTTGAGCGCTTCAAGGCCCAGGTGGCATCCCGTGAGAATATCTCCCTTCTCTGCGGCACGCGCGTTACCGATATCGACGGCTACGTGGGCAATTTTACCGTAAAGACCGATAAGGGACATGTGGTAAAGGCAGGTGTGATTATTATCGCCACGGGGTTCCGGCACTATTCCCCCTATGGCGGGGAGATGGCCTTTCAGGAGGCTTCGGCCACCGTGGTGACCCTCCCCGCTTTCATCAAAGGCCTCAGTGAGGTTTCAGGGAGAGATGGCACCCCGGTCTTTGCGGGGAGAGTGATAAAGAGCATCGCCTTCATCCATTGCGTCGGAAGCATGCAGCGCGAGGGCCTTCACCAGCCTGGTCCGGAAGGCCGTCTGAATGACTACTGCTCGCGGTATTGCTGCGCCGCAGTGCTTCACTCCATAAATGATCTTCTTGATCGCTTTCCCTCTGTTCAGGTCTATGACGTTTACAAGGACATAAGGACGTATGGCAGGGGCCAGGAGCAGTATTACGAGGATGCCTCAAAGAAGGGAGTCCTTTTCTTCAGGTGCTCCCAGGACATGGATCCCTCCGTCACATTAAAGGACGGGTCCTGTGAAATATCCCTGAAGGATGTCCTCACATGGAATGAAGAGGTGGTTTTCCAGGCAGACCTTGTGGTGCTTGCCACCGGTATGATGCCTGGAGAGCTCCCCGAGCTTGTGGATTCTCTCAAGCTCCCCCTGGGCTCCGACGGTTTCCTCCAGGAGGTCCATCCCAAGCTGAGACCCGTGGAGCTTGCAAACAGCGGTGTATTCATTGCCGGCACGTGCCAGGGTCCCATGACTGTCCCTGAAGCATGCGCCGCAGCGGAGGCTGCGGCCGTGAAGGCTTCAATACTACTCTCCTCGCCCATGATAAGCCTTGATCCTTTTGTGGCGGAAGTCGATAAGGAGCTGTGCACAGGCTGCGGCCTCTGTATGGGGGAGTGCAGCTACAAAGGGGCGCTCGCCCTCACTGAAGATGACAGCGGGAAAAAGCATGCCCGGGTGAACCCCGCGCTCTGCAAAGGCTGCGGGGCCTGCGCCGCGGTGTGCCCGCACAGGGCCATAGCTGTGGCGGGATGGACTCTCGACCAGTTTGACGCCATGATAGACGCCATCACCGCGACGATTAATCGCTGA
- a CDS encoding TIR domain-containing protein gives MGGILVSLAAALLFQALAYLPFFTATERVIQDRALGSRAAPSVSKDITLILYDEKSDNELHGLTTPALAEVMGAVASGGAVAIAPMVFLDGSRDIKEFSDDRKLEDLLSRYAILLMARFNEERGEVEPPYGPFAAAAGPGDVAPLVIRPDNDGIVRHIPLWFDEKNGGAIQKIPAYPLIVASRLSGKPFHFAGEAVFLGEQALPLEAAGLRINYRAPGEAFMACSFSEALASAERSDKGYFRERFGGKAVIIGRSVNSASDFLNVPASLAGKSPMARAEILASAVATMACGVFIKKLPFVLEGIIAVFIALMAFSSMHFLGRSRGILINSLVLLLMGLLSFFLIKYLSLEVRITGWALALLAVTLWAMFFSCHGSGSGKDGNALPEKGVKPCEVFISYASSDTAMVMKIAGHLEKAGMSLWIDKEGIRPARMWEEQIVEAIDACKVLVVMASKQAYQSHNIVKEVTLASEAKKPILPVYLEEAEVPPNLRYQLAGIQHIELYQGSLEDHITVILKTLESHGVTVGREGSI, from the coding sequence ATGGGAGGCATCTTGGTCTCCCTTGCAGCTGCACTGCTTTTTCAGGCTCTGGCATACCTCCCGTTTTTCACGGCAACTGAGAGAGTAATTCAGGATAGAGCCCTTGGATCCAGAGCAGCGCCTTCGGTAAGCAAGGACATCACTCTTATTCTTTATGATGAAAAGAGCGATAATGAGCTCCATGGCCTCACCACTCCCGCCCTGGCTGAAGTGATGGGTGCCGTCGCCTCGGGCGGGGCCGTGGCGATAGCGCCTATGGTCTTTCTTGACGGCTCAAGAGATATCAAGGAATTCTCCGATGACAGGAAGCTGGAGGATCTCCTCTCCCGGTATGCCATTCTCCTCATGGCGCGCTTCAATGAGGAAAGAGGTGAGGTGGAGCCTCCCTACGGCCCCTTTGCCGCGGCGGCAGGCCCCGGTGACGTGGCGCCCCTTGTCATCAGGCCTGACAATGACGGCATAGTGAGGCATATTCCCCTCTGGTTCGATGAGAAAAACGGGGGAGCCATTCAGAAGATTCCTGCATACCCTCTCATCGTTGCCTCCAGGCTCTCAGGCAAGCCGTTTCATTTTGCCGGCGAGGCAGTCTTTCTGGGGGAACAGGCCCTTCCTCTCGAGGCCGCCGGTCTGAGGATCAACTACCGGGCTCCGGGAGAAGCCTTCATGGCATGTTCCTTCTCAGAAGCTCTGGCCTCTGCAGAGCGGAGTGACAAAGGCTATTTCAGGGAGCGCTTCGGCGGGAAGGCAGTAATCATAGGTCGCAGCGTCAACAGCGCATCTGATTTCCTCAATGTTCCGGCGAGCCTGGCGGGGAAGAGCCCCATGGCCAGGGCTGAGATACTGGCTTCGGCAGTTGCCACCATGGCATGCGGAGTCTTTATCAAAAAACTGCCCTTTGTTCTTGAGGGGATTATCGCCGTGTTCATCGCTCTTATGGCATTCTCCAGCATGCATTTCCTGGGACGCAGCCGTGGAATACTGATAAACTCTCTGGTGCTGCTCCTGATGGGTTTGCTCTCTTTTTTTCTTATCAAGTATCTTTCCCTGGAGGTAAGGATAACGGGGTGGGCACTTGCCCTGCTGGCAGTGACATTATGGGCCATGTTCTTCTCCTGTCATGGGAGCGGAAGCGGGAAGGACGGGAATGCCCTTCCCGAAAAGGGGGTGAAGCCCTGTGAGGTCTTCATAAGCTATGCGAGCAGTGACACTGCCATGGTAATGAAAATCGCCGGCCATCTTGAGAAGGCCGGTATGTCACTGTGGATCGACAAGGAAGGCATCAGGCCTGCCAGGATGTGGGAGGAGCAGATCGTGGAGGCTATTGATGCATGCAAGGTGCTTGTGGTGATGGCTTCAAAACAGGCATACCAGTCCCACAACATTGTCAAGGAAGTGACGCTTGCCTCCGAGGCGAAGAAGCCCATTCTCCCCGTGTACCTCGAAGAGGCCGAAGTCCCTCCGAACCTGCGCTACCAGCTCGCCGGAATCCAGCATATAGAGCTTTATCAAGGCTCTCTTGAAGACCATATCACTGTCATATTGAAAACCCTCGAAAGCCATGGCGTGACAGTAGGCCGCGAGGGGAGCATCTGA
- a CDS encoding winged helix-turn-helix domain-containing protein, producing the protein MTENADSAEKNKKAAGDLKKARQAWGPPLKELIERRKTNDEIQKAIVKALEEEAATVPQLAEKTGIEPGLVFWHINALRKYNVLTEEKRRGDYTFYRKK; encoded by the coding sequence ATGACTGAAAATGCTGATTCTGCTGAGAAGAATAAGAAGGCTGCCGGGGACCTCAAGAAGGCCCGACAGGCCTGGGGCCCCCCCCTCAAGGAGCTCATCGAGAGGCGGAAAACCAATGATGAGATCCAGAAGGCCATTGTGAAGGCCCTGGAGGAGGAGGCCGCCACGGTCCCCCAGCTGGCTGAAAAGACCGGCATTGAGCCAGGCCTTGTCTTCTGGCATATTAACGCCCTCCGCAAGTATAATGTGCTTACGGAAGAGAAGAGGCGCGGCGACTATACCTTTTACAGAAAGAAATAG
- a CDS encoding DsrE/DsrF/DrsH-like family protein — translation MTQDLMTDNAGILAEVKKLREEVEQLKASQPEDKLSMVVFSGDLDKLLAAFIIATGAAVMYEKVVMFFTFWATAALRDPKKHSGPKDFMSKMFGFMLPKGASKVFLSKMNMGGMGTTMLKGLMQKKNVMMLEQLIKTAAESNVELYVCQMSMELMGFTTRELIDYPNMKVAGVGKFLGEAGSSRTTLFI, via the coding sequence ATGACACAGGACCTTATGACTGACAATGCGGGGATTCTGGCCGAGGTCAAAAAGCTCAGGGAAGAGGTGGAGCAGCTCAAGGCATCCCAGCCTGAAGACAAGCTCTCTATGGTGGTCTTCAGCGGTGACCTGGACAAGCTCCTGGCGGCCTTCATCATCGCCACGGGAGCTGCCGTGATGTATGAGAAGGTGGTCATGTTCTTCACCTTCTGGGCCACGGCAGCCCTGAGGGACCCCAAGAAGCATTCAGGGCCCAAGGACTTCATGAGCAAGATGTTCGGCTTCATGCTCCCCAAGGGGGCCTCGAAGGTCTTTCTCTCCAAGATGAACATGGGCGGCATGGGGACTACCATGCTGAAGGGCCTCATGCAGAAAAAGAACGTGATGATGCTTGAGCAGCTCATCAAGACCGCTGCTGAGTCAAATGTGGAGCTTTACGTGTGCCAGATGAGCATGGAGCTCATGGGCTTCACGACCAGGGAGCTGATAGACTACCCCAACATGAAGGTTGCCGGCGTGGGGAAATTCCTGGGCGAGGCAGGCTCCAGCAGGACCACCCTCTTTATCTAG
- a CDS encoding thermonuclease family protein, producing the protein MRGVALILAWVVFFAAFPGDGVFGESYTAPVMAVIEGDIMVLTKGEEGVIVRLDGIDCPERGQPFFMEAWQFVQDRVAGKSVWIEVRQVDHSGKRVARVVIDGTDLSEELLKAGLAWYDSRFARDRRLESIQEEAKKKECGLWALEKPCGPMGLQAGAGRHCSSGGDGRGTL; encoded by the coding sequence ATGAGGGGGGTGGCTCTGATCCTTGCATGGGTTGTGTTTTTTGCCGCATTCCCGGGGGATGGGGTATTCGGAGAAAGCTATACTGCCCCTGTGATGGCCGTCATAGAAGGCGATATCATGGTCCTCACAAAGGGTGAAGAGGGTGTCATTGTCCGCCTTGATGGAATAGACTGCCCGGAGCGGGGGCAGCCCTTCTTCATGGAAGCCTGGCAGTTTGTGCAGGACCGCGTGGCAGGGAAGAGTGTATGGATTGAGGTGAGGCAGGTCGATCACAGCGGGAAGCGCGTGGCCCGCGTGGTAATTGACGGCACAGATCTCTCCGAGGAGCTTCTCAAGGCAGGCCTTGCCTGGTATGACAGCCGCTTTGCCCGGGACAGGCGCCTGGAGAGCATTCAGGAAGAAGCAAAGAAGAAAGAGTGCGGCCTCTGGGCCCTCGAAAAACCCTGCGGCCCCATGGGACTTCAAGCGGGGGCAGGCAGGCATTGTTCCTCAGGCGGTGACGGCCGAGGAACTCTGTAA
- a CDS encoding zf-HC2 domain-containing protein translates to MPEMNFELFKSLHDSVTIRNRLDFVEEDETPCKGELVDRLIAGTLKPEEEDLVKAHLGICPSCRKLLDELNIIGETFAAHLGEKWDTKKAPEIAAARKKKEKAGKKARIRSIPPQSPLSH, encoded by the coding sequence ATGCCAGAAATGAACTTTGAACTCTTCAAGTCGCTTCACGATTCGGTGACAATAAGAAACAGGCTGGACTTCGTTGAAGAGGATGAAACTCCATGCAAAGGGGAGCTTGTTGACAGGCTTATCGCCGGAACACTCAAGCCTGAGGAGGAAGATCTTGTGAAAGCCCATCTTGGCATATGTCCCTCCTGCAGAAAGCTTCTCGATGAACTCAACATCATCGGCGAGACTTTTGCAGCCCACCTGGGAGAAAAATGGGATACAAAGAAAGCGCCTGAGATTGCCGCCGCAAGGAAGAAGAAGGAGAAGGCCGGCAAAAAGGCCCGGATCCGCTCTATCCCGCCTCAATCACCACTGAGCCATTGA